The following proteins come from a genomic window of Halomarina ordinaria:
- a CDS encoding prenyltransferase, which produces MSDYPTVEDLLPPEETRLGYLLRLSRPRFWFYLAGPVVVGAVYAAEGVEELFAPLAVALFAYFLVPANVYLYGVNDVFDADVDAHNEKKSEREVRFEGSRLAVLVVAASGLLAVGFVPFLPTAALLAFAAFAFLATEYSAPPLRFKTTPLLDSVSNGLYVLPGVVAYAALAGEFPPAAAVAGAWLWTMGMHTFSAIPDIDPDRAAGIRTTATFLGARRTYAYCAACWLAAALVFATVHPFFGVVLLAYPVLVFGIVRSGVAVEGAYWWYPAINTLVGTVITLGGLWVLLYE; this is translated from the coding sequence ATGAGCGACTACCCGACGGTCGAGGACCTCCTCCCCCCCGAGGAGACGCGGCTGGGCTACCTGCTCCGCCTCTCGCGCCCGCGCTTCTGGTTCTACCTCGCGGGACCGGTCGTCGTGGGGGCCGTCTACGCCGCCGAGGGGGTGGAAGAACTGTTCGCGCCGCTCGCGGTCGCGCTGTTCGCGTACTTCCTCGTCCCGGCGAACGTCTACCTCTACGGCGTCAACGACGTGTTCGACGCCGACGTGGACGCCCACAACGAGAAGAAATCGGAGCGCGAGGTGCGCTTCGAGGGGAGTCGCCTCGCCGTCCTCGTCGTCGCCGCGAGCGGCCTCCTCGCGGTCGGGTTCGTCCCCTTCCTCCCGACGGCGGCGCTGCTCGCGTTCGCCGCGTTCGCCTTCCTCGCCACCGAGTACAGCGCTCCGCCGCTTCGCTTCAAGACGACGCCGCTGCTCGACTCCGTCTCGAACGGCCTCTACGTCCTCCCCGGCGTGGTCGCGTACGCCGCCCTCGCGGGGGAGTTCCCGCCCGCGGCGGCCGTCGCCGGCGCGTGGCTCTGGACGATGGGGATGCACACGTTCTCCGCGATTCCGGACATCGACCCGGACCGGGCGGCCGGCATCAGGACGACGGCCACCTTCCTCGGGGCACGCCGCACCTACGCCTACTGTGCGGCCTGCTGGCTGGCGGCGGCGCTCGTCTTCGCCACGGTCCACCCCTTCTTCGGCGTCGTCCTCCTCGCGTACCCCGTCCTCGTCTTCGGCATCGTCCGCTCGGGGGTGGCGGTCGAGGGGGCCTACTGGTGGTACCCCGCCATCAACACGCTCGTCGGCACGGTGATAACGCTCGGCGGACTCTGGGTGCTCCTGTATGAGTGA
- a CDS encoding phytoene desaturase family protein: protein MVVRQDVEGTPLAGRSVVVVGGGFGGLSAACYLARAGADVEVLEKNEQMGGRASRLEADGFRFDMGPSWYLMPDVFERFFSHFGKEPSDYYELERLDPHYRIFYKDGDRVDVTDDRGEMVELFESIEPGAGEALEDYLDTSETHYEVAMEKFVYEDRPRLRDWVDLDVMRAAPIGLQLVGTMDGYVADYFDDPKLQQIMQYTLVFLGGSPKNTPALYNMMAHVDFNMGVFYPDGGIGAVVDGLVSLGEELGVEFTTDAEVTEVTKRREGFHVETTDGAVYRPEFVVSDADYAHTEQELLPEHERQYDADYWASRTYAPSAFLLYLGVEGDVDPLEHHTLVLPTDWDSHFDDIFEDPAWPDDPAYYACVPSRTDDAVAPEGHSNLFLLVPVAPGLEDTPELRAEYREFVLADLAEHTGVDLRDRIVFEKSFCVDDFAARYNATQGTALGLAHTLRQTALLRPPHRSKAVSGLYFTGGFTTPGIGVPMCIIGGEHTAGALVDDVR, encoded by the coding sequence ATGGTTGTACGTCAGGACGTCGAGGGGACGCCGCTCGCCGGCCGGTCGGTCGTCGTCGTCGGTGGCGGGTTCGGTGGCCTCTCTGCGGCCTGTTACCTCGCACGGGCGGGCGCGGACGTCGAAGTGCTGGAGAAGAACGAACAGATGGGGGGGCGCGCCTCCCGGCTGGAGGCCGACGGCTTCCGCTTCGACATGGGGCCGTCGTGGTACCTCATGCCGGACGTCTTCGAGCGCTTCTTCTCGCACTTCGGGAAGGAACCGTCCGACTACTACGAACTGGAGCGCCTGGACCCCCACTACCGCATCTTCTACAAGGACGGCGACAGGGTCGACGTGACCGACGACCGGGGGGAGATGGTGGAGCTCTTCGAGTCCATCGAACCCGGTGCCGGCGAGGCGCTGGAGGACTACCTCGACACGAGCGAGACGCACTACGAGGTGGCGATGGAGAAGTTCGTCTACGAGGACCGCCCCCGCCTGCGCGACTGGGTGGACCTGGACGTGATGCGGGCGGCCCCCATCGGTCTCCAGCTCGTCGGGACGATGGACGGCTACGTCGCCGACTACTTCGACGACCCGAAGCTCCAGCAGATAATGCAGTACACGCTCGTGTTCCTCGGCGGGTCGCCGAAGAACACCCCGGCGCTGTACAACATGATGGCGCACGTCGACTTCAACATGGGCGTGTTCTACCCCGACGGCGGCATCGGCGCCGTCGTCGACGGCCTCGTCTCCCTCGGCGAGGAACTCGGCGTCGAGTTCACCACCGACGCCGAGGTGACTGAGGTGACGAAACGGCGGGAGGGCTTCCACGTCGAGACGACCGATGGAGCGGTCTACCGCCCGGAGTTCGTCGTCAGCGACGCCGACTACGCCCACACCGAGCAGGAACTCCTCCCCGAACACGAGCGCCAGTACGACGCCGACTACTGGGCGTCGCGCACCTACGCGCCGAGCGCCTTCCTCCTCTACCTGGGCGTCGAGGGCGACGTCGACCCGCTCGAACACCACACGCTCGTCCTCCCGACCGACTGGGATTCCCACTTCGACGACATCTTCGAGGACCCCGCCTGGCCCGACGACCCCGCCTACTACGCCTGCGTCCCGAGTCGGACCGACGACGCCGTCGCCCCCGAGGGCCACAGCAACCTGTTCCTGCTCGTCCCCGTCGCACCCGGCCTGGAGGACACCCCCGAACTGCGCGCGGAGTACCGCGAGTTCGTCCTCGCGGACCTCGCCGAGCACACGGGCGTCGACCTGCGCGACCGCATCGTCTTCGAGAAGTCGTTCTGCGTCGACGACTTCGCCGCCCGCTACAACGCCACGCAGGGGACCGCCCTCGGCCTGGCACACACGCTCCGACAGACCGCGCTCCTGCGCCCGCCCCACCGCTCGAAGGCCGTCTCCGGCCTCTACTTCACCGGCGGGTTCACCACGCCCGGCATCGGCGTCCCGATGTGCATCATCGGCGGAGAGCATACGGCGGGGGCCCTCGTAGACGACGTTCGATGA
- a CDS encoding DoxX family protein, translating into MAQTTTETESDSAETDTDTDVDVASEGGRDAPSFLGRLLFGSVLAYTAIDSLRNIEGQVAYAESKGVPEADRLVPFALGMLSFGSIGIVLWRVPTLAAGAVATFLAAITPTMHDFWNADEDQKANEQNHFVKNTAMLGAALIFLERAREK; encoded by the coding sequence ATGGCCCAGACGACGACCGAGACGGAGAGCGACTCGGCTGAGACCGACACCGACACCGACGTCGACGTCGCGAGCGAGGGCGGCCGCGACGCGCCGTCGTTCCTCGGTCGCCTCCTGTTCGGGAGCGTGCTCGCGTACACCGCCATCGACAGCCTCCGCAACATCGAGGGGCAGGTCGCCTACGCGGAGTCGAAGGGCGTCCCCGAGGCCGACCGCCTCGTCCCCTTCGCGCTGGGGATGCTCTCGTTCGGGAGCATCGGCATCGTCCTCTGGCGGGTCCCGACGCTCGCCGCGGGCGCCGTCGCGACCTTCCTCGCGGCCATCACGCCGACGATGCACGACTTCTGGAACGCCGACGAGGACCAGAAGGCGAACGAGCAGAACCACTTCGTGAAGAACACGGCGATGCTCGGCGCGGCGCTGATCTTCCTCGAGCGCGCCCGCGAGAAGTAA
- a CDS encoding SDR family NAD(P)-dependent oxidoreductase — translation MEGTTAVVTGGSRGIGASVARRFASEGAYVVVCARSDGTLSSVVDDIEADGGHVTGLRADVRDEFDVERLMEVAAREGDGIDLVVAGAGVYHGTPGNTPLVEEAYSVFDDHLRTNGRGVYAAVREAVPHLNDGARILVPSGAVARDPKQGYGSYAVSKAFAEALARQFAVELDAAVGVVDPGTVDTDLTGGVGRDPDDVAGLFHWAAADAPTEDLDGGVLDLKAWKRATR, via the coding sequence ATGGAAGGGACCACAGCGGTGGTGACCGGTGGGAGTCGGGGCATCGGAGCGAGCGTCGCCCGCCGGTTCGCGAGCGAGGGGGCATACGTCGTCGTCTGCGCCCGGAGCGACGGGACGCTCTCGTCGGTCGTCGACGACATCGAGGCCGACGGCGGGCACGTCACCGGCCTCCGGGCCGACGTGCGCGACGAGTTCGACGTCGAGCGGTTGATGGAGGTGGCCGCCCGCGAGGGCGACGGTATCGACCTCGTCGTCGCGGGGGCCGGCGTCTACCACGGGACGCCGGGGAACACGCCGCTCGTCGAGGAGGCCTACAGCGTCTTCGACGACCACCTGCGGACCAACGGTCGGGGGGTCTACGCCGCGGTCAGGGAGGCCGTCCCCCACCTGAACGACGGGGCGCGAATCCTCGTCCCGTCGGGAGCGGTCGCCCGCGACCCGAAGCAGGGGTACGGTTCCTACGCCGTCTCGAAGGCGTTCGCGGAGGCGCTCGCCCGCCAGTTCGCCGTCGAACTCGACGCCGCCGTTGGCGTCGTCGACCCCGGTACGGTCGACACCGACCTCACCGGCGGGGTCGGCCGGGACCCCGACGACGTCGCCGGACTGTTCCACTGGGCGGCCGCCGACGCTCCCACCGAGGACCTCGACGGCGGCGTCCTCGACCTGAAGGCGTGGAAGCGCGCGACGCGCTGA
- a CDS encoding ZIP family metal transporter → MGITDTVDRPALGAPSLVGGSAVVAFVALSVVAFSAGLWKVGVISWVAFGAMAGAAPLGVRAAASVDARRLVWGYGLASGAMVASAAAFLLPQAIGLDPKLGGFGVAAGLLVGFGSHTLGHRVSHLDLPFDATAAQLSAHALSAGLIIGLVYGTMPEVGLLLGLAIVSHKGPAGYAAARRLARDGRSASVLLLPAAGVGLTAIPAAALGLPSAPATNAAVFGFAAGVFLHIAMDFLPRCEVGSEVSELAGITADDHALLDRLRLHAVASTGLGALAVFLAWVALGA, encoded by the coding sequence ATGGGTATCACGGACACGGTCGACCGGCCGGCGCTCGGCGCTCCCTCGCTCGTCGGCGGAAGCGCCGTCGTCGCGTTCGTCGCGCTCTCCGTCGTCGCGTTCTCGGCGGGACTCTGGAAGGTGGGCGTCATCAGCTGGGTCGCGTTCGGGGCGATGGCCGGCGCCGCACCCCTGGGTGTACGCGCCGCCGCGAGCGTCGACGCCCGCCGCCTCGTCTGGGGCTACGGCCTCGCCAGCGGTGCGATGGTCGCCAGCGCCGCGGCGTTCCTCCTCCCGCAGGCCATCGGCCTCGACCCGAAACTCGGCGGTTTCGGCGTGGCTGCGGGCCTGCTCGTCGGCTTCGGGTCGCACACCCTCGGCCACCGGGTCTCGCACCTCGACCTGCCGTTCGACGCGACGGCGGCGCAGCTCTCGGCGCACGCCCTCTCGGCGGGGCTCATCATCGGCCTCGTCTACGGGACCATGCCGGAGGTGGGCCTCCTGCTCGGCCTCGCCATCGTCTCGCACAAGGGGCCGGCGGGCTACGCCGCCGCCCGCCGCCTCGCGCGCGACGGCCGCTCGGCGTCGGTGCTCCTCCTGCCCGCGGCGGGCGTCGGGCTGACGGCCATCCCCGCCGCCGCGCTGGGGTTGCCGAGCGCGCCGGCGACGAACGCCGCCGTCTTCGGCTTCGCCGCCGGGGTCTTCCTCCACATCGCGATGGACTTCCTGCCGCGCTGTGAGGTGGGCAGCGAGGTCTCGGAACTAGCTGGGATAACCGCCGACGACCACGCACTGCTCGACCGCCTCCGCCTCCACGCCGTCGCCAGCACCGGCCTCGGCGCGCTCGCCGTCTTCCTCGCGTGGGTCGCGCTCGGGGCCTGA
- a CDS encoding transcription factor S, with protein MQFCDDCGSLMHADGPEMVCSSCGARVEKDAERAAEFVSTERQTFDDVVETTEDAGDEGLPSAKEVCEQCGHDRAWYTIKQTGSADEPPTRFFKCQECGHRWRGYN; from the coding sequence ATGCAGTTCTGTGACGACTGCGGTTCCCTGATGCACGCCGACGGTCCGGAGATGGTCTGTTCGTCCTGCGGCGCGCGTGTCGAGAAGGACGCGGAACGGGCCGCCGAGTTCGTCAGCACGGAGCGCCAGACCTTCGACGACGTCGTCGAGACGACCGAGGACGCCGGCGACGAGGGCCTCCCGAGCGCGAAGGAGGTCTGCGAGCAGTGTGGCCACGACCGAGCGTGGTACACCATCAAACAGACCGGGAGCGCCGACGAACCGCCGACGCGCTTCTTCAAGTGCCAGGAGTGCGGCCACCGCTGGCGGGGCTACAACTGA
- a CDS encoding beta-ribofuranosylaminobenzene 5'-phosphate synthase family protein, translating into MVRVETGARLHFGFQNLSLAHERLYGGVGVSLDGPRAVVEAHPAGDVDADPELASTVERACDVLSVPGARVRLVEGLPRHVGLGSGTQHALAAFAAVARAHDRTATVREAAPALGRGGRSGVGVAAFERGGFVTDAGHPAERFTTAPPPPGEWTVPAVLARHDVPADWRFLLVVPDAADGMHGTEEDESMRSVVERADAAIADDLAATLLRRVLPAVAEGNVDRFGAAVAAFGRLNGAWYADEQGGVYRPPAGDIVAELRSSPAVSGVGQSSWGPAVYGVTDADRERAARSAGREALADAGVEGSVSVVAGRNRGARIVDDG; encoded by the coding sequence ATGGTTCGAGTCGAGACGGGCGCGCGCCTCCACTTCGGGTTCCAGAACCTCTCGCTGGCCCACGAGCGCCTCTACGGTGGCGTCGGCGTGTCGCTCGACGGGCCGCGCGCGGTCGTCGAGGCCCACCCCGCGGGCGACGTCGACGCCGACCCGGAACTGGCGTCGACCGTCGAGCGCGCCTGCGACGTCCTCTCGGTCCCCGGCGCGCGCGTCCGCCTCGTCGAGGGGTTACCGCGCCACGTCGGCCTCGGGAGCGGCACCCAGCACGCGCTCGCGGCGTTCGCGGCCGTCGCCCGCGCCCACGACCGGACGGCGACGGTCCGCGAGGCCGCCCCCGCGCTCGGCCGAGGCGGCCGAAGCGGCGTCGGCGTCGCCGCCTTCGAGCGCGGCGGCTTCGTCACCGACGCCGGCCACCCCGCGGAGCGCTTCACCACCGCCCCGCCACCGCCCGGCGAGTGGACGGTCCCGGCGGTCCTCGCCCGCCACGACGTGCCCGCCGACTGGCGCTTCCTCCTCGTCGTCCCCGACGCCGCCGACGGGATGCACGGCACCGAGGAGGACGAGAGCATGCGCTCGGTCGTCGAGCGCGCGGACGCCGCCATCGCCGACGACCTCGCGGCGACGCTCCTGCGGCGCGTGCTCCCGGCCGTCGCGGAGGGGAACGTCGACCGTTTCGGGGCGGCCGTCGCCGCCTTCGGCCGCCTCAACGGCGCGTGGTACGCAGACGAGCAGGGCGGCGTCTACCGCCCGCCCGCCGGCGATATCGTCGCCGAACTGCGCTCCTCGCCGGCTGTCAGCGGTGTCGGGCAGTCCTCGTGGGGGCCGGCCGTCTACGGCGTCACCGACGCCGACAGGGAACGGGCGGCGCGCTCGGCCGGCCGCGAGGCGCTCGCCGACGCCGGCGTCGAGGGGAGCGTGTCTGTCGTCGCAGGGCGCAACCGGGGGGCGCGCATCGTCGACGACGGCTGA
- a CDS encoding glycosyltransferase translates to MDATVVIPAYNERRVVTRALDALAGQGATVVVVVGGDDGTDRAARAHPAADRVLVDDGEDGPAAARNRGACAADTEVVCFTDADTVVPPGWVERHLSHYRDERVVGVGGPLRPLDGDATDRLLFKLLSDYWYRVSWPVGFVQASGNNCSYRRGAFLDAGGFDESLPFMEDTDCSLRMKAYGEQVYDPHAWVRTSVRRQREEGYWGLLWRYVVGYARYATGRDPGTGYFRDW, encoded by the coding sequence ATGGACGCCACCGTCGTCATCCCCGCGTACAACGAGCGCCGTGTCGTGACGCGCGCGCTCGACGCCCTCGCCGGGCAGGGGGCGACGGTGGTCGTCGTCGTCGGTGGCGACGACGGTACCGACCGCGCGGCGCGCGCACACCCTGCCGCGGACCGCGTTCTCGTCGACGACGGCGAGGACGGGCCCGCGGCCGCCCGCAACCGGGGTGCGTGCGCCGCGGACACCGAGGTGGTCTGTTTCACCGACGCCGACACCGTCGTCCCGCCGGGGTGGGTCGAGCGCCACCTGAGCCACTACCGCGACGAGCGCGTCGTCGGCGTCGGCGGCCCCCTCAGACCGCTCGACGGCGACGCGACGGACCGCCTCCTGTTCAAACTCCTCTCCGACTACTGGTACCGCGTCTCCTGGCCGGTCGGGTTCGTCCAGGCGAGCGGGAACAACTGCAGTTATCGCCGGGGCGCGTTCCTCGACGCCGGCGGCTTCGACGAGTCGCTCCCCTTCATGGAGGACACCGACTGCTCGCTGCGGATGAAGGCCTACGGCGAACAGGTGTACGACCCCCACGCGTGGGTCCGGACGTCGGTCCGCAGACAGCGCGAGGAGGGGTACTGGGGGCTGCTCTGGCGCTACGTCGTCGGCTACGCGCGCTACGCGACGGGGCGGGACCCCGGCACCGGCTACTTCCGCGACTGGTAG
- a CDS encoding PGF-CTERM sorting domain-containing protein: MSFTRVRATALALTLAVALVAASAGGAVATTREVALQSNETNETTPEGPVDSDGDGLTDENETSVYDTDPNLADTDGDGLSDGEEVNEYGTDPESRDTDRDGLSDYVEVRQFETDPTVRDTDDDGLSDGEEVQRGTDPTDNDTDGDGVRDGTEVEEGLSPTTPDTDGDGTNDDEELNATDPPEETETPEESTDEEADATDGDGADESDAEEENASDDGTEVQGPGFGVVAALVALACVAALARRG; this comes from the coding sequence ATGTCTTTCACACGTGTCAGGGCGACCGCGCTCGCGCTCACGCTCGCCGTCGCGCTGGTCGCCGCGTCGGCCGGCGGCGCGGTGGCCACCACACGGGAGGTGGCGCTCCAGTCGAACGAGACGAACGAGACGACGCCGGAGGGGCCGGTCGACTCCGACGGCGACGGCCTCACCGACGAGAACGAGACGTCGGTGTACGACACGGACCCGAACCTCGCCGACACGGACGGCGACGGTCTCTCGGACGGGGAGGAGGTCAACGAGTACGGCACCGACCCGGAGTCACGTGACACGGACCGCGACGGCCTCTCCGACTACGTCGAGGTCCGCCAGTTCGAGACCGACCCGACCGTCCGGGACACGGACGACGACGGTCTCTCGGACGGGGAGGAGGTCCAGCGCGGGACCGACCCGACGGACAACGACACGGACGGTGACGGCGTCCGCGACGGGACAGAGGTCGAGGAAGGCCTCTCGCCGACGACGCCCGACACCGACGGCGACGGGACGAACGACGACGAGGAGCTGAACGCGACCGACCCGCCCGAGGAGACGGAAACGCCCGAGGAATCGACCGACGAGGAGGCCGACGCCACCGACGGGGACGGGGCGGACGAGAGCGATGCAGAGGAGGAGAACGCGAGCGACGACGGGACCGAGGTGCAGGGGCCGGGATTCGGCGTGGTGGCCGCGCTCGTCGCGCTGGCGTGCGTGGCGGCACTGGCGCGTCGCGGCTGA
- the eif1A gene encoding translation initiation factor eIF-1A — protein MSEDTGRRNLRMPNSDELFAVVTEHNGGNHVRVRCEDGKNRMGRIPGRMKYRTWINEGDVVLVEPWDWQDEKANIEWRYTGQDADQLRREGHID, from the coding sequence GTGAGCGAAGACACAGGGCGTCGGAACCTCCGAATGCCCAACAGTGACGAGCTGTTCGCCGTCGTGACCGAGCACAACGGGGGGAACCACGTTCGCGTCCGTTGTGAGGACGGCAAGAACCGCATGGGCCGCATCCCCGGTCGCATGAAGTACCGCACCTGGATCAACGAGGGCGACGTCGTCCTCGTCGAACCCTGGGACTGGCAGGACGAGAAGGCCAACATCGAGTGGCGCTACACCGGCCAGGACGCGGACCAGCTCCGTCGCGAAGGGCACATCGACTGA
- a CDS encoding RNA-guided pseudouridylation complex pseudouridine synthase subunit Cbf5, whose translation MRGPPDERSTDDLLDFGVVNLDKPPGPSSHQVAGWLRDLAGVERAAHAGTLDPKVTGCLPVLLGDATRTAQVFDDSVKGYVAVLELHRPAPTDFDAVVREFEGEVYQKPPRKSAVSRRLRARTIHELTVLEREDRRALLRVECAPGTYIRKLCHDIGLALGTGAHMGALRRVRTGSFDDTALVTMHDLTDALAFAAEGDESLLRECVAPAERALVDLPRVTVAESAAEQIAEGAPVYAPGVLAVEDAGRGELVACYTSDGAAVCIGNLVGDPAADSGVVVELERVLV comes from the coding sequence ATGCGCGGCCCACCCGACGAGCGTTCGACGGACGACCTGCTCGACTTCGGCGTCGTCAACCTCGACAAACCGCCCGGCCCCTCCTCCCACCAGGTCGCCGGCTGGCTCCGCGACCTCGCGGGCGTCGAGCGCGCCGCCCACGCGGGGACGCTCGACCCGAAGGTGACCGGCTGTCTCCCCGTCCTGCTCGGCGACGCCACCCGGACGGCGCAGGTGTTCGACGACAGCGTGAAGGGGTACGTCGCCGTCCTCGAACTCCACCGCCCCGCGCCGACGGACTTCGACGCCGTCGTGCGCGAGTTCGAGGGCGAGGTGTACCAGAAGCCGCCGCGCAAGAGCGCCGTCAGCCGCCGCCTGCGTGCGCGGACGATTCACGAACTGACCGTCCTCGAACGCGAGGACCGCCGCGCCCTCCTGCGCGTCGAGTGCGCGCCGGGCACCTACATCCGGAAGCTCTGTCACGACATCGGCCTCGCGCTCGGCACCGGCGCGCACATGGGCGCGCTCCGGCGCGTCCGCACGGGGTCGTTCGACGACACCGCCCTCGTGACGATGCACGACCTGACCGACGCGCTCGCCTTCGCCGCGGAGGGCGACGAGTCGCTCCTCCGGGAGTGCGTCGCGCCCGCCGAACGCGCGCTGGTCGACCTCCCGCGAGTCACCGTCGCCGAGAGCGCCGCCGAGCAGATAGCCGAGGGCGCGCCGGTCTACGCGCCGGGCGTCCTCGCAGTCGAGGACGCCGGCAGGGGCGAACTGGTCGCCTGCTACACCTCCGACGGCGCGGCGGTCTGCATCGGCAATCTGGTCGGTGACCCCGCGGCCGATTCGGGGGTCGTCGTCGAGCTAGAGCGCGTGCTGGTGTGA
- the cmk gene encoding (d)CMP kinase, which produces MLITVSGPAGSGKSTAAAALAEALDYEHVSGGDIFRSVAAERDLTPLELNRLAEEDDAIDRDLDRRQRDLASEAEDVVLESRLAGWMAGDYADLRLWLDAPPAVRAARIADREGKERAVAREETTARAESEALRYREYYGIDIEDRSIYDLALNTARLGPSGVVGVIVSFVEAYHPDHDEGKSEITGVRYEF; this is translated from the coding sequence ATGTTGATAACCGTCTCCGGACCGGCCGGCAGCGGCAAGAGCACGGCGGCCGCCGCCCTCGCCGAGGCGCTCGACTACGAGCACGTCAGCGGCGGCGACATCTTTCGCTCCGTGGCCGCCGAGCGCGACCTCACCCCGCTCGAACTCAACCGCCTCGCCGAGGAGGACGACGCCATCGACCGCGACCTCGACCGCCGCCAGCGCGACCTCGCCAGCGAGGCCGAGGACGTGGTGCTCGAATCCCGCCTCGCCGGGTGGATGGCCGGCGACTACGCCGACCTCCGCCTCTGGCTCGACGCCCCGCCCGCGGTCCGCGCCGCCCGCATCGCCGACCGCGAGGGCAAGGAGAGAGCCGTCGCCCGCGAGGAGACCACCGCCCGCGCCGAGAGCGAGGCACTACGCTACCGCGAGTACTACGGCATCGACATCGAGGACCGCTCCATCTACGACCTCGCGCTCAACACCGCACGCCTCGGGCCATCCGGCGTCGTCGGCGTCATCGTCTCGTTCGTCGAGGCCTACCACCCCGACCACGACGAGGGGAAATCAGAGATAACGGGCGTCCGCTACGAGTTCTGA
- a CDS encoding DUF106 domain-containing protein, with product MARVATKVEDLIHEDPAMADALQVVLDRADDGTVEWSDVDDELTSGQWGRLIEKGVLRSTSGDGFAIQDRVAVEEALSGDGAKEAQAAAADEDSGWSSYDKAAGIGALGMMAGYMLPDVRNAIGQTLDVVVGPLNEALPFYAVVLVLAMVTGLYSTLLQANLMDTEKMGEYQAKAKEIQNRLKDAKERGDDAAVERIQQEQMEAMGDQMGMMKEQFRPMVWIMLFTIPVFLWLYWMILENGGSLGSVTMPLFGEVQWTQTAFLFPAWIFWYFVCSMGFTQVIRKALNINTTPSTS from the coding sequence ATGGCACGGGTAGCTACGAAGGTCGAGGACCTCATCCACGAGGACCCCGCCATGGCCGACGCCCTCCAGGTCGTGCTCGACCGGGCCGACGACGGCACCGTCGAGTGGAGCGACGTGGACGACGAACTCACGAGCGGTCAGTGGGGTCGGCTCATCGAGAAGGGAGTCCTCCGGAGCACGAGCGGCGACGGCTTCGCCATCCAGGACCGCGTCGCCGTCGAGGAGGCGCTCTCCGGCGACGGGGCGAAGGAGGCGCAGGCCGCCGCGGCCGACGAGGACTCGGGGTGGTCGTCGTACGACAAGGCCGCCGGCATCGGCGCGCTCGGGATGATGGCCGGGTACATGCTCCCGGACGTCCGCAACGCCATCGGCCAGACGCTCGACGTCGTCGTCGGGCCGCTGAACGAGGCGCTCCCGTTCTACGCCGTCGTCCTCGTCCTCGCGATGGTGACGGGGCTGTACTCGACGCTCCTGCAGGCGAACCTGATGGACACCGAGAAGATGGGCGAGTACCAGGCGAAGGCCAAGGAGATACAGAACCGCCTGAAGGACGCCAAAGAGCGCGGCGACGACGCGGCCGTCGAGCGCATCCAGCAGGAGCAGATGGAGGCGATGGGCGACCAGATGGGGATGATGAAGGAGCAGTTCCGCCCGATGGTGTGGATCATGCTGTTCACCATCCCGGTGTTCCTCTGGCTCTACTGGATGATCCTCGAGAACGGCGGGAGCCTCGGCTCGGTGACGATGCCCCTGTTCGGCGAGGTCCAGTGGACCCAGACGGCGTTCCTCTTCCCCGCCTGGATCTTCTGGTACTTCGTCTGCTCGATGGGGTTCACGCAGGTCATCCGCAAGGCGCTCAACATCAACACGACGCCGTCGACCTCGTAA
- a CDS encoding adenylate kinase has translation MSNPRILLIGPPGAGKGTQSKNIVETYGVEHITTGDALRANKDMETEYGKPREFMDRGELVPDPVVNEIVVTALSEADEGFVLDGYPRNGSQAEFLDDHADLDLVALLEVSREELVDRLTGRRVCPECGTTYHVEFNPPETTGVCDECGSQLVQRDDDTEETVTERLSVYEENTAPLVEFYEERGLLRRVDGEGTPDEVWHDLRQAIESALTSTE, from the coding sequence ATGAGCAATCCGCGAATCCTGCTGATCGGACCGCCGGGTGCGGGCAAGGGGACGCAGAGCAAGAACATCGTCGAGACGTACGGCGTCGAGCACATCACGACCGGCGACGCCCTGCGCGCGAACAAGGACATGGAGACGGAGTACGGCAAGCCCCGCGAGTTCATGGACCGGGGGGAACTCGTCCCCGACCCCGTGGTGAACGAGATCGTCGTCACGGCGCTCTCGGAGGCCGACGAGGGGTTCGTCCTCGACGGCTACCCCCGGAACGGTTCGCAGGCGGAGTTCCTCGACGACCACGCGGACCTCGACCTCGTCGCGCTGCTGGAGGTGAGCCGCGAGGAACTCGTCGACCGGCTCACGGGCCGCCGGGTCTGCCCGGAGTGCGGTACCACCTACCACGTCGAGTTCAACCCGCCGGAGACGACGGGCGTCTGCGACGAGTGCGGCAGTCAGCTCGTCCAGCGCGACGACGACACCGAGGAGACGGTCACGGAACGGCTCTCGGTGTACGAGGAGAACACGGCGCCGCTCGTCGAGTTCTACGAGGAGCGCGGCCTGCTCCGGCGCGTCGACGGCGAGGGGACGCCCGACGAGGTCTGGCACGACCTGCGCCAGGCCATCGAGAGCGCGCTGACGTCGACCGAGTAG